Sequence from the Bremerella volcania genome:
TGAAGAGGCCTTGCGTTCCCGCTCAGCAGGAATCGTGTGGGCACAGATCGACCATCTTTCAGTAACTGCGGCGAGACGCTTGCGACTGGCAGTGGAAGACTCGGAAAGCGTCTGTTTTCTTATTCGCCCCCACCAAGCTTTGCAGCAGCCATCCTGGGCGGAAGTGCGTCTGGTGGTTGAGCCTCAACCTTCACATAGCGAGTCTCCCCGATACCGAGTTTCGGTTGCCTACAGCCAAGGAAGAACCCTTCGTTCGACGACGGACATTCAGATTGACCGACACCGAGGAACGATCGATGAGTTCTCACACCCGGCCACAAAGGGTTCTCTGCTGCTGGTTTCCTGACTGGTCCGTTCAACGACTCATTGCGAGTCAACCAGAACTGAGACGATCCATGGTGGTTCTCACTGAGTCTACAAAACGTGGTGACTTCGTTTATCAATGCAATGATCTGGCGAAACGACGTGGAGTGCGACCTGGCATGCCTGCCTCGGAAGCAGAGACTTTTGCCAAAACCCACGACTCTCTGAAGATAAGGCAAGCAAGTCTCGATCAGGACAAGACAGCCCTGGTTGAAGTGGCTTTACGCTGTGAGCCCTACAGCTTTTGCATCGGCCTGGAAGAAACGGATCGTCCCGAATGTCTGTTGATGGATGTGACCGGCATCGCCCACTTCTTCTCGGGTGAACACGCACTGCTGGAACAATTGCAACAGGAACTTTCCTCTCAAGGATTCGAGACCAGGTTAGCGATCGCCAACACAGTGGGCATGGCATGGGCGGTAGCCCATTGCCTGGAAACAAGCCAGAGGATGATTGTCCCTGCCACGGATCGTGCGTTTAAAGATAAGTTGTCAATAGGAGCTTTGCGTCTTCCCGAGACGGTCTTGGCTAAGCTGGGCCGGCTGGGGATTTACACGATCGGTCAACTGCAGAAATTAGACCGCTGCTCACTATGGTCCCGATTCGGCGAGGAACTGCTGCGGCGAATGGATCAGTTAGCTGGCGAGCGTCCGGAATCCATCACTTCTTGTCGACCTGTACCACGGTTTATCGCCTCACGACGACTGGAGTATGGACTTACCCAGCCCGAAACCATCGAGCAGCTTTGGCTCTCACTGCTCGAACGATTGGTGAGCTTACTGTCCCCGATGCGGCTGGGCACGCGGCATCTGCGTTGCCATTTTGTCATGGATAATCGAAGCGAACACGAGATCAATATTCGGCTTTGTGGTACTACGGCCGACGTTCGCCGGCTGGCCAACCTGCTGCGTTTACAGTTGGAACGACAGCACTGGAACGCCCCCTTGGTTGGAATTCGGCTGGAAGCCCTAGAGGTCGCTCCCCTGGATCGTACCCAACGGGAAATGCTTGAGGGAGCATCTCATGATCAGGCATGCCGCTTTTCTCAACTATTAGATCGGCTTAGCAGTCGGCTCGGTAATGAAGCTGTGACACGGCCTGCCGGTCAGCCCAATCCCATACCGGAGTTGTCGGTCCGATTGGTCCCTGTAACCGAGGTATTCTCCGCCAAAACCGTAGAACAGGATGCATTGCTCCCCTTGGACCGCCCAACGGCCCTGTTCCCCTGTCCCCGTCCCATCGAAGTGATTGCGGTAATCCCTGATGGACCACCCACTGCGCTATTTTGGAAATCAGATCGCTTGGAGATTGCCCAATGCTGGGGACCGGAGCGAATCGAATTCGGCTGGTGGCTGGGACCGTTCGTGCGTCGCGACTATTACCGCGTAGAAACGACCAAAGGGAAACGGCTGTGGGTGTTTCGACGCTTGCAAGACGACCGCTGGTTCTGGCATGGGGAATGGTTCTGATGCGTTACGCCGAACTCCATTGCCTGAGCAATTTTTCCTTTCTGGAAGCAGCTTCCCATCCGGAAGAATTAGTTGCCCGCGCGGCTGAGTTGGGCTATTCCGCCCTGGCCATCACCGACCGCAACACACTTGCCGGAGTCGTGCGGGCTCACACTGCCGCGAAAGACCACAACTTCAAGGTCATCATCGGTTCCGAGATCGTACCGATCGACGGCCCACCGGTGGTTCTCTGGGCTACCAATCGAGAGGGTTACGCCAATCTCTGCCGGCTGATTACGCTAGGACGGCGGCTGGCTCCCAAAGGAGAATGTCATCTTACCGTCGAAGATATCGCAGCCCACACTCCAGGGGTTTTAGCAGGCATCGTTCCTCCAAAGCATTCCGAGGAACTGCCCCTGGAAGACTTGCATCGCTATCGCGACACCTTCGGCGATGCCGCTTACCTATTGGCAGAACTACACCACGGCCCGCACGACCGAGATCGTCTCGATTGGCTGGGAATGTGTTCTCGCAAGTCCACTCTCCCTTTGGTCGCAGCTGGGAACGTGCTGTTCCACATCCCAGAGCGAAAACCGCTGCATGATGTTTTGACTGCCATCCGGCTGCGTTCTTCAGTCGCCCAGGTAGAAGCACACCTACAACCCAATGGTGATCGACATCTACGACCAAAGGACCGACTGCAGGCGATCTTCGCCGCAATCCCCGAGGCCCTTCGTCGCACGCAGGAAATTGCCGATCGCTGTACGTTTCGGTTGGATGAGCTTCGCTACGAGTACCCGGAAGAACTAGCGCCGGCGGGGATGACACCCATGCAGTACCTTCGACAACTCACCTGGGAGGGAGCGGCCAAACGCTTTCCCGAAGGCATTTCTGGGAAGGTTCAACAGTTATTGGAGCATGAACTGCAACTAATCGAAGACCTGCAATATGAGCCTTATTTCCTCACGGTGTGGGATCTGATGCGATTTGCCCGCTCGAAAGAGATCTTATGCCAGGGACGGGGATCGGCCGCCAACTCAGCCGTCTGCTACTGTCTGGGAATTACCTCGGTCAATCCGGCGCGTATCGATGTCTTGTTTGAGCGGTTCATCAGTCGGGAACGAGACGAGGCCCCGGATATTGATGTCGATTTCGAGCACGAACGCAGGGAAGAAGTGCTGCAGTACATCTACGAAAAGTACGGGCGAGACCGAGCTGGCATCGCCGCGGTAACCATCACCTATCGCCCTCGTTCCGCTATTCGCGACGTGGGCAAGGCGATAGGACTATCGCTCGACATGGTTGATCGCCTGGCCAAAAACGCCGATCATTATCGAGCCACCACCGACTTCGCAGTGCGATGCGGTGAAATGGGGCTGGATGCGAAATCCGATCTAGGCCGGAAGTTTCTTTTCCTGGTCCGAGAACTCATCGGATTCCCCCGGCATTTGTCGCAACACACAGGCGGCATGGTAATCACTCGAGGTCCGCTGCATGACCTGGTTCCTATCGAAAACGCAACCATGCCGGGACGTACCGTGGTTCAGTGGAACAAGGACGATCTCGACGACCTGGGCATTCTCAAGGTCGATTGCCTGGCACTGGGCATGCTGACCGCGATTCGCAAAATGTTTCAGATGGTCGAAGCCAACACCGGCCAAAAGCATACCCTGGCCAGCATCCCCGAAGGAGATCCCAAGGTTTACGGCATGATCTGTCAGGCAGACACGATTGGCATCTTTCAGATCGAAAGCCGTGCCCAGATGAGCATGCTGCCCCGTTTGAAACCACGATGCTATTACGACCTGGTCATCGAAGTGGCGATCGTTCGGCCCGGGCCAATCCAAGGGGACATGGTTCACCCGTACTTGCGCCGGCGGTTTGGCGAAGAAGAGGCGACCTATCCCAACGAGGCAATTCGCGAAGTACTGAAGAAGACGCTTGGTGTACCCCTCTTTCAAGAGCAATGCATGCAGTTGGCGATCGTCGCCGCAGGGTTCACCCCCGGCGAAGCCGATCAGCTTCGAAGGGCCATGGGAGCCTGGCGACGTCCGGGGATCATCGACCAGTTCCGTGCCAAGCTGTTAGACGGCATGCAGAAGCACGGACTGGAAGGGGAATTTGCCGAGAGAGTCTTTCAGCAGATCCGCGGGTTTGGAGAGTATGGCTTTCCGGAAAGTCATGCAGCAAGTTTCGCTCTCCTGGTTTACGTTTCTGCCTGGCTCAAGCATTACTATCCGGCCGAGTTCGCCGCAGCGATCATCAACAGTCAGCCGATGGGGTTCTATGCTCCGTCTCAACTTATCAGCGATGCACGGAAGCATGGCGTCTCGATTTGGCCGATCGATGTCAATCGTAGCGAGTGGGACTGTACGATCGAGAACCAAGGGATTCGACTGGGACTTCGCCTGGTGGGAGGTTTCCAGCAGCAAGTCGCGGAGAAGATCTCGCAAATGCGAAGGGAAGCCCCATTTAGCTCCATGACGGACTTTGTTCGGCGAACCAGGCTTCCCCAGGCACAAATTGAAATCCTGGCCGATGCGGATGCGTTAGCGAGTTTACAGGGATCTCGCCGAGACGCCCTGTGGAATGCTCTTTCTCTTGACCGAAAACCGCGACAACAATGGTTGTTCGATCAAGTCGACGATCCGACCGAACCACTCGCCCCCTTGCCGGTGATGTCCCAGGAGGAAGAAGTCTACGCCGACTACCGGACAACCGGACTTTCACTAAGGTCACATCCGATCGCCTTCCAGAGGAAACGTTTGAACCGCCTACGAGTCACGCCCGCTGGGGAACTACCCAATATTCCGAATGAGTCCTCAGTCAAAGTCGCTGGCATTGTCCTCTTGCGTCAACGCCCAGGCACAGCCAAGGGGATCACCTTCGTGACGCTGGAAGACGAAACCGGCACGATGAACCTGGTCTTACACCAAAAGACTTGGGAGCGGTTTCGGAAAATAACGCGGCATAGCCAAGCGTGGATCGCCCATGGAAAACTGGAAGCTAAGGATACCGTAATTCACGTGATCGTGCGGCGGCTGGAAGATTTGAGTTCGCGCTTACACTCGCTTCAAACTAAATCACGGGACTTTCGTTAAATGGAAACGCAAAGCGCGAACTGTCCCAAATATATAGGTGCCACCTAGAACACGGATCCAGCATTTCCAATTAAGCACGAGTTCGCGTCAGCCTCACTCAACCGAGCCCAACGGCCTATTAACCCAGCCGTAGTGTCTCAACAAAATTGGTGAGACAAACGCCAAGTTAAGCCATAGTTGACTCTTGGTAAGATCGGCCGAGTTATGTCTCCCTGAGTCGGAGACAACCACACTTAGAAACCCCGTCCTCGCAACTCGTGGCGTGTTCATGGGATAAAACGACGCACTTCGAGCCCTGCCTCAGCCAAGGCACAAAAAAACCCTAGTTGAGCTTTATTCGCTAAACCAGGGTTTAAGTGGAGTGAGACTGACGGTGTTCGGAATAAATGGGAGTCAAAATCAGTGACTCCCTGATAGAGATATGAGTCTGGCCGGGATTCTGAAGCACCATTCGTGGGCTGCTTCAGTGCATCTTGCAAAGACTATTTGCATCTTGGCCTGCGATGAAGGTGCGCGCCAATCATGGATTTGATGTGATTCTGGTTCGTTGGCTCAATCTATTCGGATGAAATTGTTCTTTTCGTTGGCATTCGGAATCGTGTTTCGTCGCTATTTCGCTCGGAAATTGCCGCTGTTTTCTGTTGGCATCGTTTTTGTACAGAGCGGACAATACGCACCTTAGATCGCGCAGCAATTTCGGGCATCAGCTTTTCGTCACAGGCTTGTGAGGCCGCCTAGCCCCCTGCTCTTTTAGCCTGACACCGTGCAACAGAACTAGTTTACGACGATTCGCAAAACGTTGCAGATCGCCTTATTCACTCGCAATAATTTTTGGGAATTGCGCGTATTCGAGGTGCAAAATGTGTAGACATATGTAGCTGAACTCACGCACATCTGGTCATTGAGCAGCTAACATTAGGCTCTTCCACTTCGCCATATTTCTCGGTACACGTCAGTGAATATGGGCTGTTGGGTCGGAATCACCTACCAGGGCGATGAGGTAAAATAGACCAACGCCCAGGATCAATAAGGCACGAATATGGGCCCACGGCAGGAGTTTCGCTTGCGTAGAGAACTTCGCCAGTCTTGCTCCGAATAACTGCAAACAAATGCCAACGCTGGTAAGTGACGTTGCGATACCGGCGGCGAAGAGGGCAATGATTATGTAAGCTTCCCAGGGCTGTCCGGTCGAGAGACCGGTAAAGTAGGCGACCAAGGCGGATGGACAAGGAAATAGTCCTACGGCAATTCCCAGGAGAGCTGTTGTCGAGAAACTACTCTTGCGTTGCCGCTCCATCGCATCCTGTTTTGGCGCAGTCGCTCCCAGAGCTTCGAGGGTTACCAAATTCGTATGTTCGCAGCAGGAGTCATCCGAGTGGTGATGGCAGCAAGCCGTTTTCTTTCCCGACATTGCCTTCCACAGCATCCAGGCACCTACGCAAAGAACCAGGCCAGCGCTGATCCACTGGAGCAAGTCGGACACGAAATGCTCGTGGTGGTGGTCGCCAGACACGACGTGGTGGGTTAAGTGAACCGCAAAGGCAATCGCAAACAGGGAAAGCGAATGGGATAGCGCGGTGCTCAATCCCATGACGACCGGGTGCCAGAGACTCCGCTTTTCTCCGGCCAGGTATACCAGCATGGCCGTCTTTCCGTGGCCAGGTTCCAGGGCGTGGATCGCTCCCAGTAGAAAAGCAAATCCGAGGGTCAATTCGTGCGTGTGGTTATGCATCGTTTTATCCTGGTCGAGAATGCACGGGGCAGTAAGCTACATACAATTCAGGATGAAATTGGTTGGCTGACGGGCTGCCATTTCCACCGTAGGATTGCAGCGCTGTTTATGATCACAAATGCTTCACCGACATTCTGGAGGATCGCACCGGCGATTGGGGTAATCGTTCCAGCCGAGGCCATCCCAAGCATCAAAAGCGTTAGTCCCGCACCGATGAGTACGTTCCGGTGGATCGTTGCTTTGGTCTTGGCGGCCAGTACCATCGCCATGGGGAGCCGATCCAGTTGATGGGTCATCAGGACGATATCCGCGCTGCGCATCGTGATGTCTGCCCCCCCGACACCCATCGCCACGCCGACATTTCCTGCTGCAAGTGCTGGGGCATCGTTGATGCCGTCTCCCACAACCATGACGTTGTAGCCAGCCTTCTTTTCCAACTCGACGACTTGCAGTTTCTCAGAAGGGAGCACCTCGGACACAATCTCGTCGACACCGACCTCCTGGCCGATATGAAGAGCAACCGCGGAGCGATCCCCCGTCAGGAGAACGGTACGTTCAACCCGCAAGTCTCGCAGCAATCGGATTACCTGCGACGAGTCGGCACGGGCATGATCCAAAAGACAGATACATCCAAGCGGTCGTTTGGCCAGACCACAGATCTCGGCGGCCCAGACCATCGGGCCAGAGTGGTCGACCGACTCCGTCTCGACTCCTTCCTGATTGAGCCAGCTTTCACGCCCTAAGAGGATGACTCGTCCGTCTGGGTAGTGAATCCGAATGCCAAGTCCTGGGACTTCTTCAACGTCTTCAACTTCTACGAAAGACAGATTTTGCAGCTTGCCATATCGGGTAATGGCTTTAGAAACAGGATGCTGGTTGACAGAGACGCCAGGCAGAACCGCCTGGATAATCTCTTTCTCTTCGCCGGAACATGGTACTACGCGACAAACATCCAACTGCCCGGTGGTGACGGTTCCCGTCTTATCGAAAACAACACTATTGACCTCGCTGAGGGCCTCGAGGAATCGAGCATTCTTCACGAGAATGCCATGCCGCGAGGCAACGGCCAGAGAAGCGACCATCGCTGCGGGACCTGCGATGAGAAACGGACCGGGGCAACCCACCACCAGCACGGTAATCGCACGAGTCACATCGTGCGTCAGAAAGAGAGTGATCCCAGCGATCATCAGGACCGCCAAGACAAAGTACTTGGCATACTGTTCGACCAAGCGAAGTACACGCGTTTTGGACCGTTCTGCTTCTTGAAATAGCTCCAGAACCTTGGCGAGCGTCGTGTCGTCGCCCGCCGACGTGACTCGCGCTCGGATCAATCCGTTCAAGTTCATAGAACCAGCGAATACTTTCGAGCCAGGGCAAACTTCTTCCGGAGTCGATTCGCCCGTAATCGAAGACTGGTCAATCGCCGCATGTCCGTGTAAAACGACCGCATCGGCCGGAATGCTTTCACCAGGAGCAATGACAATCGTATCGCCGACCCTCAATTCCGATGCCGCGATTGATCGTTCTGTGCCGTCTTCGGTCAACCTGCGGGCAAGGTTCGACTGCAACGCTTGAAGACCAGCAATCGCCGAATTGGCACCGAGGATGCTGCGTTCTTCCAGGAAGAACGCCACGCTCAATATCACCGGAACAATAACCGCCGTGGCAAAATCACCAATCGCGAATGCGGCAAGCGCCGCGATGCTTACCAACTGGGCGCTGTAATATTCCGGGGATTCGCGAAACAATCCCCACAACGCTTCCCATAGGATAGGAGCAAGTACCAGGAGTGCTGCCGCTGCCTGAAATGCGGCCCCCAGAGATAGCTGCTCGGCGGGCATTAGACGCTCAATCAAAATTCCAACCACAAGCAGCGATGCCGCGACCAAGGCCGTGCTGAAGCGAATGCTCATTCGCCACTTTTCGTAGGCCGTGAGGCCGGCGTCAAGGTCGGTCTGGATTCTTTTCGCTACCGATACCGAACTCATGGGCTTTGCTCCTTGGTTTGGTCGCTAACAACAGCCGGCGACTTCTCGGTAGAACTCTTCGGAGAGATGACGATCCGCGCCCCAGGGGCGACAAACCTAAGGCGTCCCACCGACTGCATGATCTGTTCCATCGCTTCCAGATAGAGCCGCGACCAGACCAAGTCAGGATTCGCAAGGTACTGGGCGTAAACTTTGTCGAAGAGAGTGACTTCCTCGTCTGCTTTGGTCGTCACGTCGGTTTGGAAGCGAGTTGCTTCGTTAACCAGCGTGTAGCGATCGGCCTCGGCTTGGGGAATCGTTCGGGCGGCAAAACCCTCGGCCTCACGTTTTCGGGTTTCGATATGAATCTGTTCACTCTGAACGTTCTCGAATGCTTCAGCCAGTTGCGGCGTGGGAATGATTTCACGGAACTCTATTGCACTGACCTCGATGCCAAGGCCAAGTTGATCAAGTCGCCTCTGAAGACGCTCGCGAACCGATATCGGCAAACGCTCGACTTCTTCCGCATTGGAAGAACGTTGCAGACGCAGAGTATCCATCGCATTCCAACCAGCGATCGTCTGGACGATCGAAGCTGCAGCCGCTTCCTTGAGAACCCGTTCCGGCTGATCGGCTTGAAAGTGAAAGGCGACCGGATCGGAGATCCGATACTTCACACGAACGTTGGTCTGCAGAATGTGCTGGTCGCCACAGAGCACGTAACCATCCCGAATGGGATCGAGTGCGGTTGTACTGCCACCCACAGAACTTAGTTTCAGTCGATCAATCGAGACTTCCCGCTCTTCTTTGACAGGAACGCGAATGACCTCATCGATAGGATAGGGCAACGCCAACAAGATGCCCGGTGGCTGGACTTGCTCTCCGGGCGTGTTGCCAACCAGCTTGCCAAAGCGAGTCAACAAGGCAACTTCGTTGGGTTGAACCATGGTGATGCCAGAGCACCAAAACAAAATCATCAACAAGACAGCCAAAAACCCGATGATCCGCATGCCGGCACCGACGCCCACGCCGATCTGCTCGGAACGTCGGGCACGATTCTCTCTCGGCGGAGGTGGTGGCGAGAAGGTACGCTGATCGCTCATGGCTGCTTCTCCGCGGTTGCCTGGGTATTGCCGGGAGGAAACTGGGCCGTACGATCTTCGGACGTTGTTGGTAGCGAGGACGGAGAGGCCTTTTGGGGAACCGGAGGCGGATCCGTGAGCAGATCCATGAACCCTTCGTTGGTTCGCAGGATAATTGTCGCGTCACTCCCAAGACTTCGCTTGAGTGCCTCCAGCGAACGCCAATACCGGTAGAACTCGGGATCTCGCAGGTGGGCTTGTGCATAGATCTCCGACACCTTTTGTTCGGCGTCGGCACGGATGCGACCTGCTTCCAAACGTCCGTCTCGCAGAATCTCTTCGCTCCGCACGACGGCATCGTCGCGAATCGCGTTGGCATCTTTCTCGCCCAGGGCTCGCAACTGCTTCGCTGCAGCTTCCCGTTCGGCCTTCATTTGGGCAAGGACGGCCGAGACATTGGAAGACTCGTAGGCAATTCGATTGATCCCGATCTGAAGGATCTGAATTCCAAACTTTTCGCGTGCATCTTGCTGCACGTCTTGCAGAAGCTGCTGTTCGATGCGCTGGGTCTGCAGTTGAGCTACGTCGGTTGAAACCAACGCGGACAGATCGTAGCCTCCCATCCGCGTATTCTTAGCGGCCGTTACCATGCCATCGATCTTGGCAGACACGGCTTCGACGCTTCCGGCGGATTGAAGAAATAGCAATGGGTCGGCTACGTTCCACACCACAAAGGTCGAGAGGACCACGTTGCGACGATCGTGCGTTAGCGTTGCCGTGTAGGGCGTGTTGAAGACATGTTGCCGCAAGTCGACAACGCGGGCATCCTCGACAGGCCACGGAAGTTTGAAATAGGCCCCGGGTTCCATCAGTTGGCGAGTTGGCTTGCCAAAGCGAGTGACGACCACGGATGTCCCTTCCGATACCTGAACGTAGCAGGGATAGGCCACCAGCAGGATAAAGATCGAAATACCCAGACCAATCCTTACGACTTTCGTCCAGAGAGGTGCTGCCTGATTCGATTGCTGTTCGGTTACGTTTTCCATGAGATATCTTGTACCGGCCAACTAGGGTGACGGTGATGCGAGTGGTGGTATGACGGAAGGAGTTAACGAGGCATTGGGCTCCGTTACGAGTACATCCTGAAGCTGCGAGTCAATCACGTAGACTTGCCGGCCAGGAAGGGTTTTTTCGTAGGTGTCGAACCAAAGCCGCGTTCGATAGGTTTCCGGTGCCGCGCGATAGGCTTTGCTGGCCTCAGCAAAGTGGGATGCTTCTTGGCCTGCCAGCCCAACACGCTTGGCGGCAGCCTGCTTAGCGGACGCGACCAGTGCGGCGGATTCCTTTTCCGCACCCAGGAGCTTGGCTTGAGCGTCGCCGCGTGCTTGAATCACACGTCGCTGGGCATCGCTCTCGGCATTGCTGACATCCAAATAGGCATCGGCTGCCTCGACAGGCGGATGCAAACTTAGCAAGCTGACATCCACGATCTCGATCCCCAGTTGCATGTCCCGAGACTTCTCGGTCACCTTGCTGGCAATTCGCTGGGCAAATGCCTGGCGATCTTCGGTCAGCACCTGGTCAAGAGTCGCATTTTCCGTTTCTTCACGCAGTACCTGGTAGGCAACCGCCTCGAGCGCCTGGGCAGGTTCCGCATGGCGAACGAGATAGTTTTTGAGTTGCTCGACGCTCCTGCCAACCTGGTAATAGATCTGAGCATTCACGGCAACCAACTCCGATTGGGTTCCCAATACCAAGGCGAACTCGTTGGCATGGGGTTCGGTCCAAAGCATCGAACGTGGCTCGACAGCGACGACGGCCCTTTCATCTACCGGCTGCGAGAACCCAATTTGAAGCGTACGGATCTCGCCAACCGATACACGCCGCACACGCCCAAATGGCCAAGGATACTTGGTGTGCAAACCAGGCTGAAGCGGGTCCGACTGGACTTGTCCCAATACTTCCGAGAGTGCCAACTGGTCAGGCTGTACGATCACAAGCGAAGTCGACAACCAGAATACGAGTATCGACACGAGCAAAGCTACCGGCGTTGCCCGGCGGAAGAATCGAATCGACCAGGAAGAGCGAAGACTCAATCCGAAACGCCGCTCAGCAATGTGAAACAGCGTGTCGAGAGGATTCAACGAGGACAGCAACACTTCACGAAAGAGCGAGTCGAGGGGGTCAGGCAACTCTCCACGATCAGCACCGCTAACGCGTTCCAATTGGAACCAGGCAATCAACAATCGCAGTACGCTCTCGCCGATTACGATGGCCAGATAGACGTGAACAATGACGGCAAGCCACTGGGGAATACTCGCCAGCACGGACGATGCCAGCTGAGCCGCCGCAGCGAGGAACCACCCCACACGAGCTTCGTGGAGTGTTAGCCTGATCGTGTCTAGATCGCTGGATGGTTCCTCGGAAATCCCCTGAGTCATCTTCCCCAAGGCAGTCCACAAGCTTGCCATGAGCACAGCGAGAATCGCCGAGGTCGCGATCTCTTGCGGAGACAGTGTACGAGCGACTTCGACACGCCCCACCAGCAACGACATGATCACGCCAATCAGCAGTACGAACAAAGGTCCCGCCGTAAATATCGTATGCAGCGACCACGCTTCAATTGGTTGGGTTTGTCCCGACGGAATGGATGCTCGGATGTCGATCGACCGACGAGTCGACCACAACAGAACGACCGTCAACAGCAGTTGAATCCCCAAACCGCGAAACAGTGCCGACTCACTGTAGAACGCATAGCCGAAGGTCAGCGCGGCACTTACGCCAACCATCCACAAAAGCTGCCCGATCCAGGCACGAACTTCAGGGGAAGGTGGAACGTATGAGTCTTGCTCAGAAACACTACTCATGTCTTGTCTCCTAAGCAGGCAACTCGGCACGATTGAAATTGATCGATCAATTCGGCTCCTCGTTCTTTCACCTCAGCATCCGTCAATTCGGCTTGAGCGAACTGTTGACGCGTCTTCCAAAGCAGCTCTCGAAGGGCCCGGATTTCTGACGCCTGTTGACTATTGGGAACGCTCATCCTCAGAACCCACCCA
This genomic interval carries:
- a CDS encoding heavy metal translocating P-type ATPase; the encoded protein is MSSVSVAKRIQTDLDAGLTAYEKWRMSIRFSTALVAASLLVVGILIERLMPAEQLSLGAAFQAAAALLVLAPILWEALWGLFRESPEYYSAQLVSIAALAAFAIGDFATAVIVPVILSVAFFLEERSILGANSAIAGLQALQSNLARRLTEDGTERSIAASELRVGDTIVIAPGESIPADAVVLHGHAAIDQSSITGESTPEEVCPGSKVFAGSMNLNGLIRARVTSAGDDTTLAKVLELFQEAERSKTRVLRLVEQYAKYFVLAVLMIAGITLFLTHDVTRAITVLVVGCPGPFLIAGPAAMVASLAVASRHGILVKNARFLEALSEVNSVVFDKTGTVTTGQLDVCRVVPCSGEEKEIIQAVLPGVSVNQHPVSKAITRYGKLQNLSFVEVEDVEEVPGLGIRIHYPDGRVILLGRESWLNQEGVETESVDHSGPMVWAAEICGLAKRPLGCICLLDHARADSSQVIRLLRDLRVERTVLLTGDRSAVALHIGQEVGVDEIVSEVLPSEKLQVVELEKKAGYNVMVVGDGINDAPALAAGNVGVAMGVGGADITMRSADIVLMTHQLDRLPMAMVLAAKTKATIHRNVLIGAGLTLLMLGMASAGTITPIAGAILQNVGEAFVIINSAAILRWKWQPVSQPISS
- a CDS encoding HoxN/HupN/NixA family nickel/cobalt transporter is translated as MHNHTHELTLGFAFLLGAIHALEPGHGKTAMLVYLAGEKRSLWHPVVMGLSTALSHSLSLFAIAFAVHLTHHVVSGDHHHEHFVSDLLQWISAGLVLCVGAWMLWKAMSGKKTACCHHHSDDSCCEHTNLVTLEALGATAPKQDAMERQRKSSFSTTALLGIAVGLFPCPSALVAYFTGLSTGQPWEAYIIIALFAAGIATSLTSVGICLQLFGARLAKFSTQAKLLPWAHIRALLILGVGLFYLIALVGDSDPTAHIH
- a CDS encoding error-prone DNA polymerase; this encodes MRYAELHCLSNFSFLEAASHPEELVARAAELGYSALAITDRNTLAGVVRAHTAAKDHNFKVIIGSEIVPIDGPPVVLWATNREGYANLCRLITLGRRLAPKGECHLTVEDIAAHTPGVLAGIVPPKHSEELPLEDLHRYRDTFGDAAYLLAELHHGPHDRDRLDWLGMCSRKSTLPLVAAGNVLFHIPERKPLHDVLTAIRLRSSVAQVEAHLQPNGDRHLRPKDRLQAIFAAIPEALRRTQEIADRCTFRLDELRYEYPEELAPAGMTPMQYLRQLTWEGAAKRFPEGISGKVQQLLEHELQLIEDLQYEPYFLTVWDLMRFARSKEILCQGRGSAANSAVCYCLGITSVNPARIDVLFERFISRERDEAPDIDVDFEHERREEVLQYIYEKYGRDRAGIAAVTITYRPRSAIRDVGKAIGLSLDMVDRLAKNADHYRATTDFAVRCGEMGLDAKSDLGRKFLFLVRELIGFPRHLSQHTGGMVITRGPLHDLVPIENATMPGRTVVQWNKDDLDDLGILKVDCLALGMLTAIRKMFQMVEANTGQKHTLASIPEGDPKVYGMICQADTIGIFQIESRAQMSMLPRLKPRCYYDLVIEVAIVRPGPIQGDMVHPYLRRRFGEEEATYPNEAIREVLKKTLGVPLFQEQCMQLAIVAAGFTPGEADQLRRAMGAWRRPGIIDQFRAKLLDGMQKHGLEGEFAERVFQQIRGFGEYGFPESHAASFALLVYVSAWLKHYYPAEFAAAIINSQPMGFYAPSQLISDARKHGVSIWPIDVNRSEWDCTIENQGIRLGLRLVGGFQQQVAEKISQMRREAPFSSMTDFVRRTRLPQAQIEILADADALASLQGSRRDALWNALSLDRKPRQQWLFDQVDDPTEPLAPLPVMSQEEEVYADYRTTGLSLRSHPIAFQRKRLNRLRVTPAGELPNIPNESSVKVAGIVLLRQRPGTAKGITFVTLEDETGTMNLVLHQKTWERFRKITRHSQAWIAHGKLEAKDTVIHVIVRRLEDLSSRLHSLQTKSRDFR
- the hflK gene encoding protease modulator HflK, with the translated sequence MSDQRTFSPPPPPRENRARRSEQIGVGVGAGMRIIGFLAVLLMILFWCSGITMVQPNEVALLTRFGKLVGNTPGEQVQPPGILLALPYPIDEVIRVPVKEEREVSIDRLKLSSVGGSTTALDPIRDGYVLCGDQHILQTNVRVKYRISDPVAFHFQADQPERVLKEAAAASIVQTIAGWNAMDTLRLQRSSNAEEVERLPISVRERLQRRLDQLGLGIEVSAIEFREIIPTPQLAEAFENVQSEQIHIETRKREAEGFAARTIPQAEADRYTLVNEATRFQTDVTTKADEEVTLFDKVYAQYLANPDLVWSRLYLEAMEQIMQSVGRLRFVAPGARIVISPKSSTEKSPAVVSDQTKEQSP
- a CDS encoding Y-family DNA polymerase, whose amino-acid sequence is MSSHTRPQRVLCCWFPDWSVQRLIASQPELRRSMVVLTESTKRGDFVYQCNDLAKRRGVRPGMPASEAETFAKTHDSLKIRQASLDQDKTALVEVALRCEPYSFCIGLEETDRPECLLMDVTGIAHFFSGEHALLEQLQQELSSQGFETRLAIANTVGMAWAVAHCLETSQRMIVPATDRAFKDKLSIGALRLPETVLAKLGRLGIYTIGQLQKLDRCSLWSRFGEELLRRMDQLAGERPESITSCRPVPRFIASRRLEYGLTQPETIEQLWLSLLERLVSLLSPMRLGTRHLRCHFVMDNRSEHEINIRLCGTTADVRRLANLLRLQLERQHWNAPLVGIRLEALEVAPLDRTQREMLEGASHDQACRFSQLLDRLSSRLGNEAVTRPAGQPNPIPELSVRLVPVTEVFSAKTVEQDALLPLDRPTALFPCPRPIEVIAVIPDGPPTALFWKSDRLEIAQCWGPERIEFGWWLGPFVRRDYYRVETTKGKRLWVFRRLQDDRWFWHGEWF